Proteins encoded together in one Verrucomicrobiota bacterium window:
- a CDS encoding methyltransferase domain-containing protein, giving the protein MASVNEWEDRYLSGDLRWDKGEPSPGLVDFLAAQPQLARGAVLVPGCGTGHDARAWAKAGFDVQGYDIAPSAIRLAEERTRATGLSITFALGDFLTDPPPRPFDWVFEHTLFCAIQPERRADYVRAVLRWLKPGGQFLAVHYIIPDTDGPPFGTTREEVLRWFSPHLTLREDWVPRSYANRVGLERIFWWTRPTC; this is encoded by the coding sequence ATGGCAAGCGTCAATGAATGGGAAGATCGGTATTTGTCCGGCGATTTGCGCTGGGATAAAGGGGAGCCGTCGCCGGGGCTGGTGGATTTCCTCGCGGCGCAGCCGCAGCTTGCGCGCGGGGCGGTGCTGGTGCCCGGTTGCGGCACGGGGCACGACGCGCGCGCCTGGGCCAAAGCCGGGTTTGACGTGCAGGGCTACGATATTGCGCCGTCTGCCATCCGGCTGGCGGAGGAGCGCACCCGCGCTACCGGACTTTCAATCACATTTGCCCTGGGCGACTTCCTCACGGACCCGCCGCCCCGCCCGTTCGACTGGGTCTTTGAGCACACGCTGTTCTGCGCCATCCAGCCGGAGCGCCGCGCGGATTACGTGCGCGCCGTCTTGCGCTGGCTGAAGCCCGGCGGGCAATTCCTGGCGGTGCATTATATCATCCCGGACACTGACGGCCCGCCGTTTGGCACCACCCGCGAGGAAGTGCTCCGGTGGTTTTCCCCGCACTTGACGCTGCGGGAAGATTGGGTGCCGCGCTCGTACGCCAACCGCGTGGGGCTCGAACGCATTTTCTGGTGGACACGCCCGACGTGCTGA